In Pseudomonadota bacterium, a single window of DNA contains:
- the alr gene encoding alanine racemase — MTAFACADINRQALQHNLSVVRQLAPRSKVMAVIKANAYGHGIEQVARALDSVDALAVARISEAMDVRYAGINKPVVLLEGVMRPRELGIASMYNLEIVVHREDQLAALEQYTGVGRFITWIKIDTGMNRLGFDPSKLPSIVARLTALKCVKKPLRIMSHFASADLADPTMSQAQIAQFANTKDIAGDCTFANSAGILNYPDSHADWVRPGAMLYGISPIQGKTGEDLGLKPVMTLWSRVIAVKPVKSGQTVGYAGAYTVPADTTIGIIAVGYGDGYPWRTKSGTPVLVNGQRYPLIGRVSMDMIAVDLGPQTDVKEGDKSVLWGQGLSVEIIADSADSIPYELVCGISKRVRVAMLHQ; from the coding sequence ATGACTGCGTTTGCCTGCGCCGACATTAATCGTCAGGCGCTGCAGCACAATCTTTCCGTCGTTCGTCAGTTAGCTCCTCGTAGTAAAGTGATGGCGGTTATTAAGGCCAATGCATACGGCCACGGTATCGAACAGGTGGCGCGTGCCCTTGATTCGGTCGACGCGCTGGCCGTGGCACGAATCAGTGAGGCGATGGATGTTCGTTACGCGGGCATCAACAAGCCGGTCGTGTTGCTTGAAGGGGTCATGCGGCCGCGCGAGTTGGGTATCGCGTCGATGTACAATCTGGAAATTGTGGTGCACCGTGAAGACCAGCTTGCGGCATTGGAACAGTACACCGGTGTTGGCCGTTTCATTACCTGGATAAAAATTGACACCGGCATGAATCGACTGGGCTTTGATCCGTCCAAATTGCCCTCGATCGTAGCGCGACTAACGGCATTAAAATGTGTGAAGAAACCTCTGCGCATTATGAGTCATTTCGCGTCAGCGGATCTTGCCGATCCCACCATGAGTCAGGCTCAAATAGCCCAGTTTGCCAACACCAAAGACATCGCCGGCGATTGCACGTTTGCCAATTCGGCGGGTATCTTAAATTACCCAGACAGTCATGCCGATTGGGTTCGACCCGGTGCCATGCTGTATGGCATCTCGCCAATTCAAGGCAAAACCGGTGAAGATCTTGGGCTGAAACCGGTGATGACGTTATGGTCTCGAGTGATTGCCGTCAAACCGGTCAAGTCAGGCCAGACCGTTGGCTACGCCGGCGCCTACACGGTGCCCGCTGACACCACCATCGGCATTATAGCGGTGGGGTATGGCGACGGGTATCCGTGGCGTACCAAAAGTGGCACGCCTGTCTTAGTGAACGGCCAACGCTATCCACTGATCGGTCGAGTCTCAATGGATATGATTGCCGTGGATCTTGGTCCTCAAACCGACGTCAAAGAGGGGGATAAATCGGTGTTATGGGGTCAGGGATTATCGGTTGAGATCATCGCTGACAGTGCCGATTCAATTCCGTATGAGTTGGTGTGTGGCATTTCGAAACGGGTTCGTGTCGCGATGCTTCATCAGTAA